In the Candidatus Binatia bacterium genome, one interval contains:
- a CDS encoding serine/threonine-protein kinase, translating into MPLTSGTTLGHYRVLAPLGVGGMGEVYRAHDPRLQRDVAIKVLPPDAVLNEEARTRLVREARTASSLNHPHIAHIYEVGKEEGALFIVMELVEGSPLAERIRGGTLAADSIPMLALQIASALEYAHKRGVIHRDLKSANVMVTPEGWAKVLDFGLAKRVQDDSRPVSAAELDLTRSGLILGTPNYLPPEVLLGGKADARSDVWSFGVMLYEMTMGRLPFGGGSVVQLADAIVNAAPGPVSGRVPVGLRAVIEKCLAKEPDAR; encoded by the coding sequence ATGCCCCTCACATCCGGAACCACCCTCGGGCACTACCGTGTCCTGGCCCCCCTCGGCGTGGGGGGCATGGGGGAGGTCTACCGCGCCCACGATCCGAGGCTGCAGCGCGACGTGGCGATCAAGGTGCTCCCTCCCGACGCGGTGTTGAACGAGGAGGCGCGCACCCGCCTGGTCCGCGAGGCCCGCACCGCCTCGTCGCTGAACCACCCCCACATCGCCCACATCTACGAGGTCGGGAAGGAGGAGGGGGCGCTCTTCATCGTGATGGAGCTGGTGGAGGGGAGCCCGCTCGCCGAGCGGATCCGCGGGGGGACGCTCGCCGCCGATTCGATCCCGATGCTCGCGCTCCAGATCGCCTCCGCCCTGGAGTACGCGCACAAGCGCGGCGTGATCCATCGCGACTTGAAGAGCGCGAACGTCATGGTCACTCCCGAGGGCTGGGCCAAGGTGCTCGACTTCGGGCTGGCGAAGCGGGTCCAGGACGACTCGCGCCCGGTCAGCGCGGCGGAGCTCGACCTCACGCGGTCCGGGCTGATCCTGGGCACGCCGAACTACCTCCCGCCCGAGGTGCTGCTGGGCGGAAAGGCCGACGCGCGGAGCGACGTCTGGTCGTTCGGCGTGATGCTCTACGAGATGACGATGGGCCGCCTTCCGTTCGGCGGCGGCTCGGTGGTGCAGCTCGCCGACGCCATCGTGAACGCGGCACCCGGGCCGGTGTCGGGGCGCGTGCCGGTCGGACTGCGCGCGGTGATCGAGAAGTGCCTGGCCAAGGAGCCCGACGCCCGCTA